A region of Salvia splendens isolate huo1 chromosome 17, SspV2, whole genome shotgun sequence DNA encodes the following proteins:
- the LOC121774911 gene encoding pto-interacting protein 1-like isoform X1 — protein sequence MMDTPQSHGQHHEIIPSSSLLIIVVPVILLVAILLLAAMLRCLHSSRANSSSSAASSKRVVHNSNCMFIGHSTIKLDPTSEPKFVCVNHIIHCEWRQMSAAYTEMRGYQVQVFTLKEAEKATNIFCDANMIGTDVYRGVLRDGTPAAIKILRGTGRSAERAFRSQVELLCRVRCLYIRELLGYCADEEKRLLVLEYMANGSLADHLRRGTLKWGTRLKIALDCGRALEYLHEHMSPSIIHRNIRSTTILLDPTFTAKLSGFGLAKIGSDKLNGLVSTRVLGTTVYFAPEYASTGKLTTKSDVYSYGVILLELLTGRLPIDTTRPPGEHLLVSWALPRLTNREKVMEMMDPALQSHYSKKDLVQVAAIAAMCVQTEAEYRPLITDVVQSLMPLVKNHSVPSSSGFAHTPSPKF from the exons ATGATGGACACGCCCCAATCCCATGGGCAACACCATGAGATAATCCCGTCTTCGTCCCTCCTCATTATAGTTGTTCCCGTCATCCTCCTCGTCGCTATACTACTTCTGGCAGCGATGCTCCGCTGCCTCCACTCCTCCAGAGccaacagcagcagcagcgccgCCTCGAGTAAGAGGGTGGTCCACAACAGCAATTGCATGTTCATTGGTCACAGCACCATCAAATTAGATCCCACTTCAG AGCCTAAATTTGTGTGCGTCAATCACATAATACACTGTGAATGGCGGCAGATGTCAGCTGCATATACGGAAATGCGAGGGTATCAGGTGCAGGTATTCACTCTCAAGGAGGCCGAGAAGGCCACCAACATCTTCTGCGATGCCAACATGATAGGGACGGACGTATACAGAGGGGTGCTCCGCGATGGCACCCCTGCGGCCATCAAGATCCTCCGCGGCACTGGTAGGTCCGCGGAGCGAGCTTTCCGTTCCCAAGTAGAGCTGTTGTGCCGCGTGCGGTGTTTGTACATAAGGGAGCTGTTGGGGTACTGTGCTGATGAGGAGAAGAGGTTGTTGGTGTTGGAGTACATGGCTAATGGGTCTCTAGCAGATCATCTTCGACGTGGGACGTTGAAATGGGGCACTCGGTTAAAGATCGCTCTGGATTGTGGTCGAGCTTTGGAGTATCTCCATGAGCACATGAGCCCTTCCATCATCCACCGCAATATCAGATCCACCACCATTCTCTTGGATCCCACCTTCACTGCTAAGCTTTCGGGTTTCGGTCTAGCCAAGATTGGGTCGGACAAACTCAATGGCCTCGTTTCTACGCGAGTTCTGGGCACCACCGTATATTTTGCCCCAGA GTATGCATCTACAGGGAAGCTCACCACTAAATCAGATGTGTATAGTTATGGTGTCATTCTCTTGGAGCTGTTAACGGGACGCCTGCCTATCGATACCACCCGCCCTCCTGGGGAACATCTCCTCGTTTCATGG GCGCTCCCGCGTTTAACCAATAGAGAGAAAGTGATGGAAATGATGGACCCAGCCCTACAAAGCCACTACTCCAAGAAAGATCTTGTTCAA GTGGCTGCAATAGCAGCTATGTGTGTGCAGACAGAGGCCGAATATAGACCTCTGATCACCGACGTGGTCCAGTCGTTGATGCCCCTAGTGAAGAACCACTCGGTGCCCAGCTCCTCCGGATTCGCGCATACTCCAAGCCCCAAATTTTGA
- the LOC121774911 gene encoding receptor-like serine/threonine-protein kinase ALE2 isoform X2: MSAAYTEMRGYQVQVFTLKEAEKATNIFCDANMIGTDVYRGVLRDGTPAAIKILRGTGRSAERAFRSQVELLCRVRCLYIRELLGYCADEEKRLLVLEYMANGSLADHLRRGTLKWGTRLKIALDCGRALEYLHEHMSPSIIHRNIRSTTILLDPTFTAKLSGFGLAKIGSDKLNGLVSTRVLGTTVYFAPEYASTGKLTTKSDVYSYGVILLELLTGRLPIDTTRPPGEHLLVSWALPRLTNREKVMEMMDPALQSHYSKKDLVQVAAIAAMCVQTEAEYRPLITDVVQSLMPLVKNHSVPSSSGFAHTPSPKF, from the exons ATGTCAGCTGCATATACGGAAATGCGAGGGTATCAGGTGCAGGTATTCACTCTCAAGGAGGCCGAGAAGGCCACCAACATCTTCTGCGATGCCAACATGATAGGGACGGACGTATACAGAGGGGTGCTCCGCGATGGCACCCCTGCGGCCATCAAGATCCTCCGCGGCACTGGTAGGTCCGCGGAGCGAGCTTTCCGTTCCCAAGTAGAGCTGTTGTGCCGCGTGCGGTGTTTGTACATAAGGGAGCTGTTGGGGTACTGTGCTGATGAGGAGAAGAGGTTGTTGGTGTTGGAGTACATGGCTAATGGGTCTCTAGCAGATCATCTTCGACGTGGGACGTTGAAATGGGGCACTCGGTTAAAGATCGCTCTGGATTGTGGTCGAGCTTTGGAGTATCTCCATGAGCACATGAGCCCTTCCATCATCCACCGCAATATCAGATCCACCACCATTCTCTTGGATCCCACCTTCACTGCTAAGCTTTCGGGTTTCGGTCTAGCCAAGATTGGGTCGGACAAACTCAATGGCCTCGTTTCTACGCGAGTTCTGGGCACCACCGTATATTTTGCCCCAGA GTATGCATCTACAGGGAAGCTCACCACTAAATCAGATGTGTATAGTTATGGTGTCATTCTCTTGGAGCTGTTAACGGGACGCCTGCCTATCGATACCACCCGCCCTCCTGGGGAACATCTCCTCGTTTCATGG GCGCTCCCGCGTTTAACCAATAGAGAGAAAGTGATGGAAATGATGGACCCAGCCCTACAAAGCCACTACTCCAAGAAAGATCTTGTTCAA GTGGCTGCAATAGCAGCTATGTGTGTGCAGACAGAGGCCGAATATAGACCTCTGATCACCGACGTGGTCCAGTCGTTGATGCCCCTAGTGAAGAACCACTCGGTGCCCAGCTCCTCCGGATTCGCGCATACTCCAAGCCCCAAATTTTGA
- the LOC121775559 gene encoding E3 ubiquitin-protein ligase ATL6-like, which yields MNSSPSHLRRILLLLLLLTSATAQPSRDPNNENPYNNARFSPSMAIIIVVLIAALFFMGFFSIYIRHCTDSSSSAAGARRVLSLRARRAAATRGLDPDVISTFPTFTYAEVKDHKLGKSALECAVCLNEFEDHETLRLIPKCDHVFHPDCVDVWLESHVTCPVCRANLVPHPGDDDPEPVQISSGPVPVPERTVSRTSEIAVQIDENRNFTGLDRNGINRSPGFDLPTRPPRSWSVRTAKAVGLDKFRSHSTGHSLVQPGENLDRFTLRLPNMVRKEMMDRAVLNRTGSLAATTLTRERSSRRGFRAGEGSSRWGFFSRGLSMKSTKVVAEAGESSGSNGPPLRMPSFTCLEPKTEDETGLISADQNKSPV from the coding sequence ATGAATTCATCCCCTTCCCACCTCCGCCGcattctcctcctcctcctcctcctcaccTCCGCCACAGCTCAGCCTAGCCGTGACCCCAACAATGAAAACCCGTACAACAACGCCAGGTTCAGCCCCTCCATGGCCATCATCATCGTCGTCCTCATCGCCGCCCTCTTCTTCATGGGCTTCTTCTCCATCTACATCCGCCACTGCACcgactcctcctcctccgccgccggcgCCCGCCGCGTCCTCTCCCTCCGCGCCCGCCGCGCCGCCGCTACCCGCGGCCTCGACCCCGACGTCATCTCCACTTTCCCCACCTTCACCTACGCCGAGGTCAAGGACCACAAGCTCGGCAAGAGCGCCCTCGAGTGCGCAGTCTGCCTCAACGAATTCGAGGACCACGAAACGCTGCGTTTAATCCCCAAGTGCGACCACGTCTTCCACCCCGACTGCGTCGACGTCTGGCTCGAATCCCACGTCACCTGCCCCGTCTGCCGCGCCAATCTCGTCCCCCACCCTGGAGACGATGATCCAGAACCGGTTCAGATATCATCCGGACCGGTCCCGGTTCCGGAGAGGACTGTATCCAGAACCAGTGAAATTGCGGTTCAAATAGATGAAAACCGCAATTTCACGGGGTTGGATAGAAATGGTATAAACCGGAGCCCGGGTTTCGATCTCCCAACCCGGCCGCCAAGATCGTGGTCGGTTCGGACCGCAAAAGCTGTCGGTTTGGATAAGTTCAGATCCCACTCGACTGGGCATTCTTTGGTTCAACCTGGTGAGAATCTTGACCGGTTCACTTTAAGGCTGCCCAACATGGTTAGAAAGGAGATGATGGACCGGGCCGTATTGAACCGGACCGGGAGCCTCGCGGCTACTACATTGACTAGAGAGAGGAGTTCGCGGAGGGGATTCAGAGCCGGTGAGGGGAGTAGCCGGTGGGGATTTTTTTCGAGAGGGTTGTCGATGAAGTCGACAAAGGTGGTGGCGGAGGCCGGGGAAAGTAGCGGGAGCAACGGGCCGCCGTTGAGGATGCCATCTTTCACGTGTTTGGAGCCGAAGACGGAAGACGAAACCGGTCTGATTTCGGCGGACCAGAATAAGTCTCCGGTTTAA